Within the Pseudomonas chlororaphis subsp. aurantiaca genome, the region TCGCGAGCTGAAGCTGGCCAGGGGCATCGACGAATGCCTGGATTACTACCGCGATATCGGCGAGCGCCGGAATGACTTGCCCTATGAAATCGATGGCGTGGTGTTCAAGGTCAACAGCATTGCCTCGCAGCGCGAACTGGGCTTCCGGGCCCGTGAACCACGCTGGGCCATCGCCCACAAGTTCCCGGCGATGGAAGAGCTGACCGAGCTGCTGGATGTGGAATTCCAGGTCGGCCGTACCGGCGCGGTGACCCCGGTGGCGCGCCTGAAACCGGTCAAGGTGGCGGGTGTCACCGTCTCCAACGCGACCTTGCACAATATGGATGAAGTGGCGCGCCTGGGCCTGATGATCGGCGACACCGTGATCATCCGCCGCGCCGGCGATGTGATTCCGCAAGTGGTGCAGGTGATCGCCGAGCGCCGTCCGGAAAATGCGCGCCAGGTGCATATCCCGGAAACCTGCCCGGTGTGTGGTTCCCATGTCGAGCGTACGCAACTGATCAAGCGCAGCAAGGGCAAGGAAACCATCAGCGAAGGCGCGGTGTACCGCTGCGTCGGTCGCCTGGCCTGTGGCGCGCAGCTCAAGCAGGCGATCATCCACTTCGTTTCCCGTCGGGCGATGGACATCGAAGGGCTGGGCGACAAGACCATCGAACAGCTGGTGGACGAAAAGCTCATCGGCTCGCCGGCCGACCTCTACAAGCTCAAGTACGAGCAGATCATCGACCTGGAAGGTTTCGCCGAGGTCTCCAGCAACAAGCTGCTCAAGGCCATCGAAGACAGCAAGAAGCCGGGCCTAGCGCGCTTCATCTACGCCCTGGGCATTCCCGATGTGGGTGAGGAGACGGCCAAGGTCCTGGCGCGCTCCCTGGCCTCCCTGGAGCGCGTGCAGCAGGCCTTGCCGGAAGTGCTGACCTACCTGCCGGATATCGGCCTGGAAGTAGCTCACGAGATTCACAGCTTCTTCGAGGACAGCCATAACCGGCAGGTCATCGGTGCCTTGCTCGATCCGCAGCAGTGCGGGCTGCAGTTGCAGGATCAGGGCGACCTCGGCGCCGAATTCGCCGCCAGCACCACCCTGGGCGGCATGCTCGACAAGCTGAACATTCCGTCGGTGGGGCCGGGTGCGGCGCAGAAGCTGGCGGACAAGTTCGGGACCCTCGAGGGTGTGGTCAAGGCGGACTGGCTGGACATGCGCCAGACCCTGCCGGAGAAGCAGGCCAAGGCGGTGCGCGAGTTCTTCGATATCACCGAGAACGCCACGCGGGCGCTGGCCATCGAGGCGCAGTTGCAAGCCTTCGGCATGCACTGGCGGAGCGAGAAAAAGGTGGTGGAAGGGCTGCCGCTGGCCGGCCAGACCTGGGTGCTCACCGGCTCCCTGGAACTGATGAGCCGTGATGTGGCCAAGGACAAGCTGGAAAGCCTGGGCGCCAAGGTCGCCGGCTCGGTTTCGGCCAAGACCCACTGCGTGGTGGCCGGGCCTGGCGCCGGCTCGAAGCTGGCCAAGGCCAACGAGCTGAACCTGAAAGTGCTGGATGAAGACGCCTTCGTGGCCTTCCTCGGCCAGCACGGCATCGCGGTCTGATCCTGTAGCCGCTGCCGAAGGCTGCGATAAGGTCCGCAGGACCTTCAGGCGCCTGGCGGCGCAACGCCCGCTACGCGGTCGATCGCAGCCTGCGGCAGCGGCTACATGGAATGGCGTTCCCCCACAGGAACGCCTTGAAAACGATGGAACAATCGTCTCCTGCCCATGATCTAGTCTTGGCAAGCCCAGGGAGAGATCGCCATGTACCGCTTCTTCGAACAGCTCAGTTCCCGTATCGCCGCGCCCTTTGTCCGTGAGAACAGCCGCAACAGCAAGATCTGGTCGTGCCGCTGCGGGCAGTCGCTGTTCTTTCGCAACAGCCAGTGCCTGGCCTGTTCGGCGGCCCTGGGTTATCAGCCCGAGCAGAGTCGCCTGTCGTCGCTGCAACCAGGGCCGGAGCTCGATACCTGGCGGCTGGACGTCGACCCGCAAGCGGGGCTGTTCCGGCGCTGCGCCAACCTCGATACCCCGGCGGCCTGTAACTGGTTGCTGCCGGCTTATGGCGCCGGCACCTTGTGCATGGCGTGCCGGTTGAACCGGA harbors:
- the ligA gene encoding NAD-dependent DNA ligase LigA — translated: MNAAETRILELRAELDQHNYRYHVLDEPNIPDAEYDRLFHELKALEAEHPELVSSDSPTQRVGSAALSAFTQVRHEIPMLSLGNAFEETDMREFDRRVTEGLDLPVGDLFGGGAAVEYSCEPKLDGLAVSLLYLDGVLVRGATRGDGTTGEDISVNVRTVRNIPLKLHGSGWPATLEVRGEVYMSKAGFERLNAAQLEVGGKTFANPRNAAAGSLRQLDSKITASRPLEFCCYGIGQVTADIADTHIGNLEQLKHWGMPVSRELKLARGIDECLDYYRDIGERRNDLPYEIDGVVFKVNSIASQRELGFRAREPRWAIAHKFPAMEELTELLDVEFQVGRTGAVTPVARLKPVKVAGVTVSNATLHNMDEVARLGLMIGDTVIIRRAGDVIPQVVQVIAERRPENARQVHIPETCPVCGSHVERTQLIKRSKGKETISEGAVYRCVGRLACGAQLKQAIIHFVSRRAMDIEGLGDKTIEQLVDEKLIGSPADLYKLKYEQIIDLEGFAEVSSNKLLKAIEDSKKPGLARFIYALGIPDVGEETAKVLARSLASLERVQQALPEVLTYLPDIGLEVAHEIHSFFEDSHNRQVIGALLDPQQCGLQLQDQGDLGAEFAASTTLGGMLDKLNIPSVGPGAAQKLADKFGTLEGVVKADWLDMRQTLPEKQAKAVREFFDITENATRALAIEAQLQAFGMHWRSEKKVVEGLPLAGQTWVLTGSLELMSRDVAKDKLESLGAKVAGSVSAKTHCVVAGPGAGSKLAKANELNLKVLDEDAFVAFLGQHGIAV